In Mycolicibacterium gadium, the genomic window TGGTGGGGTCGGCAGATGCTGATCTGGGGCGTCCATGTGCACGTGGGCATCTCGTCGGCGCACAAGGTGATGGCGATCAACACCTCGCTGCTCAACCACTACCCGCATCTGCTGGCGCTGTCCGCATCGTCGCCGTTCTGGGATGGTGAGGACACCGGCTACGCCTCCAACCGCGCGATGATGTTCCAGCAGTTGCCGACGGCCGGGCTGCCATTCCACTTCCAGACGTGGCGGGAGTGGGAAGGCTTCGTTCACGATCAGAAGAAGACCGGCATCATCGACCACATGAACGAGATCCGTTGGGACATTCGGCCGTCGCCGCACATCGGAACGGTGGAGGTGCGGGTGTTCGACGGCGTCTCCAACATCCGTGAGTTGAGCGCGCTGGTGGCATTGACTCACTGTCTTGTCGTCGACCTCGACCATCGTCTGGACGCGGGCGAACGGCTGCCCACGATGCCGCCGTGGCACGTACAGGAAAACAAGTGGCGCGCAGCCCGTTACGGCCTGGACGCGGTGATCATCCTCGACGAAGACAGCAACGAGCGGCTGGTGACCGACGATCTCGACGACCTGCTGAATCGACTCGAGCCGGTCGCGGCCTCGTTGAACTGCGCCGACGAACTCCGGCTGGTCTCCGACATCTGCACCTCGGGCGGGTCTTATCAACGGCAACGGCGGGTCGCCGAGGAGCATGACGGCGACCTGCGTGCGGTGGTCGACGCGCTCGTCGCCGAACTGGACATCTGAGGATGCTCGTCACGCCCATGTTCCCGCTGCAGGTGGCGATGCTGCCCGGCGAGGAACTGCCGTTGCGGATTTTTGAACCTCGTTACGCAGCACTGGTTTCGGACTGCCTGACGACGGATGATCCGGCGTTCGGCGTCGTGTTGATCTCGGCGGGCCGAGAGGTAGGCGGCGGTGACATGCGCAGCGACGTCGGTGCCATGGCACGCATCACGGAGGCCGCCGACCTCGGCGACGGCCGCTATCGCTTGCGCTGTGTGATGGCCGAGCGGATCCGGGTGGTCGAGTGGCAACCCGACAACCCGTATCCGCGCGCGGCGGTGGAGGAGTGGCCCGACGAACCGGGTGAGGCCGTCGACGTGGACGCGATCAGGGACATCGAGGACCGCATGGTCGCGCTGTTCGAGCGGATCGCCCAGGCGCGTGGAGCACAGGTGGTGGCGCGGGACATCGTCGCCGGCGCGGACGCGTCCGGGGATGCCGCAATGTGGATGTACGCGTTGGCATCCCGTCTACCCATGGGACAGGCCGACCGCTACGCCGTGCTGGCCGCGCCCACTGCCGCCGCGCGGGTAGCCGCGCTCAGCGAAGCCGTGGACACCGTTACCGCCATGGTCGAATTCCAGCTCTCCGAGTAGGTTTCGGCTAGCCCCGCACGCCCTCGACGAACGTGGTTCGGGGTGTGATGTCCTCGGTGGGCGGGCGGCGGTAACGCAGCATCAGCGCGTCGGCTTCCTCCGACGACACCCGCCAGCCGTGATCCATCAGCCAGTCGGCGACGTCGGCGCGGTCCTCGACGCCGATCCGGCTGCCCGGCGCGCTGAGTTCGTGAATGCGCTCGAACAACAGGTCCTGACCTTCGGCGGGCAGGTCGGGCAGCAGGCCCTCGGCAATCCACGCCGTCGGTTCCTGCGGGTCGAAACCCGCGTCGCGCAGGGCTTTCGGCCAGTCCTGGCGCAAATCGATCGGCACGGGGACGTAGCGCGCGGCCGGGCGATCGTCAATCAGCGTCTCGGCCTTGAAGGCGAGCACCTTCGGCTGATCGATCTCGAAGACGACGCTGTCGTCCGCCCACGGCAGCCGCCATGCCCTGGCATCGAGCCCGGCCGCGAGGATGACGGCCTGCACGACGCCGTGCGCATTGGCGGCGATGAAGAAGTCGTCGAACCACTTGGTGCGCGAGGCGGCGTAGTTCGAGATCGCCCGGATCCGTTCGACCATGTGCGACGGCGGCAGCTGCCAGCCGCGAGCCATCGCGGCATCGACGAGGCGCTGGGCATACGAGTCGGTGAACAGCGGACAACTGGTGGAGGCTTCCTGCGCCCGGGCCCATGCCACACCGAGCGCGGTGGCGCCGACACTGTCGGTGATGTCCCAGCTGTCGTCGTCAGTTCTTGCCATTGCCACCATTCTCGGGTTCGGCGAACTCGTACAGCTCGTCCTTGGTCAGCAGGTCGTCGCGAACGTTCTGTTCCCGGTAGGCCAGCTGGCCAACCCGGTTGGCCACCACCGGTGCGGTGATCACGGTGAACAAGCCGGTGAGGACGAGCATGCCGACGTCGATGTTGCCGCTCAACCGGATCGCAGCGCCGGAGAGCACCAACAGCAGTCCGAGCACCTGCGGTTTGGACGCCGCGTGCATGCGAGTCAACGTGTCCGGGAAGCGGACGACACCCATGGCCGCGGTCAGGGCCAGCGCGGAGCCGCCGAGGATGAGCACCGCGACCGCGATGTCGACCACGTTCATCGTTCTCCCCTTGTGATGCCCGAGTTGTCGATGTCCGGCACCCGGAATCTGGCGACGCTCACCGAGCCGACGAAGGTGATCAACGCCAACGCTGCCATGCCGTACGTCACCGTCGTGTCGAGGCTGAACGCAGCCCAGGTGCCGATGCCGCACATCGTCACGGCGACAAGGGTGTCCAGCGCCACCAGCCGATCGAGTGTGCTCGGGCCTGCGAGCAACCGGATCATCGTGACGCCTGCCGCGGCCGTCAGCATCACCGCTGCGGCGATCCAGACGTAATTCATGTGCTCTCCTTGCTCGGTGCAGGCCGCCAGTCGTTTTCGCGCTCGAATGCCCGCACCAGCAGCCGCTCGACCTTGCTGACCTGGCGATAGAACCGGGCCAGCGACCGCTCGTTGCCGACGTCGATCACGTGCATGTAGAGCATGCGCCTGCTCTGGTCGATCTCCAGCACGATCGAACCCGGAATCAAGTTGAAGATGTTGACGGCCAACGCAAGCACGAGATCGGACTTCACCGCGAGGTGGGCACGCAGGACCGCCGACAGCGGCGGCGGCCCGGGCCTGATGGCCAGGAACGCGATCTGCAGCGACGACAGCACCAGGTAGTAGCCGACGGTGAGGATCAGCCGCACAAGGGACAGCGGGTGCACCCTGCCCTCGACGGGCACCGCGGGCAGCGGCAGCAGCAGCGTGATGACCAGCGCGACGAGCAGGCCCGAGAGGACATTGGCCGCAGAGAACGTGCCCCACAACAGAATCCACACCAGGATCAGCCAGCACACCACCCAGACGCGGAGCAGGACGTTTCTCATTTGCCCAACACCGCCGAGATGTACTGGCCGGGGTCGAGGACCTCTTCGGCGGCCCGCTCGCAATAGGCAAAGAACGGCCCGGCGAGCAGTGTCATCGACAACCCGACCGCGATCAGCGCACCTGTCGGCACCAGCATGCCCACCGGCATCCTTCCGACATCGTCGCGGTTGATGAACTCGACGTCCTCGGAGTCGTCGAGCAGTGCGGCGGGCGCGGCCGCCGCCAGATGTCCTTCCGGTGCGTCCACCCGGGACCGCCAGAAGGCCTTTGTCCACACCCGCACGATGACGTAGAGCGTGAGCAGGCTGGTGACCACGCCGCCGCCGACGAGAATCCAGGCCAGCGCGGACCCGTTCTGCGCGCCGGCCTCCAGCAGTGCCACCTTGCCGATGAACCCCGAAAACGGCGGTATGCCACCGAGGTTCAGGGCGGGCACCACAAATACGAAAGCCAGGATCGGGCTGGCGGCAGCGAGTCCGCCGAGGCGCTGCAGTGTCGACGCACCGGCCTGGCGTTCGATCAGACCGACGACGAGGAACAGTGTCGTCTGCACCACGATGTGGTGGGCCACGTAATAGATCGCTCCGGCCATGCCGAGTTCGCTCGACAGCGCGATACCGAACACCATGTAGCCGATGTGGCTGACCAACGTGAACGACAACAACCGCTTGATGTCGCTCTGCGCGATCGCGCCGAGGATACCGACGATCATGGTCAGCAGCGCCGCCACGAGCAGCATTGGATCGAGCCCGCCGCCGGGAAACAGCAGCGAATGTGCGCGGATGATCGCGTACACACCGACTTTCGTCAGCAGACCGGCGAACACCGCCGTGACGGGTGCGGGTGCGGTCGGGTAGGAGTCCGGCAGCCACGCCGACAGCGGAAAGACGGCCGCCTTGATCCCGAACGCCACGAGCAGGACCGCGAACAGCGCGGTGCGGGTGCCCGACGGTACGTGTTCGAGTCGCACGGCCAACTCGGCCAGGTTCAGCGTTCCGGTGGTGGCGTAGATGAGCGCGATGCCGAACAGGAACACCAGCGACGAGACCATCGACACCATCACGTACGAGATGCCTGCGCGAACACGGTCCTTGCTAGCTCCGATCGTCAACAGCACGAAGCTCGCGGCGAGCAGCACTTCGAACCCGACGAACAGGTTGAACAGGTCGCCGGCCAGAAACGCGGTGCACACGCCCGCCGACAGCACGAGGTAGGTGGGCAGGAAGATCGACACCGGCTGGCGTTCGTCGCCGTCGCGGATGCCCTGTCCGATGGCGTAGAACACGACGGCAAGCAGCACAATCGCCGACACCAGCAGCATCAGCGCCGACAACCGGTCGACGACGAGGGTGATGCCGAGCGGTCCCAGCCCGGCTTCCGTCGGTCCCCAGCCGCCGACCTGCAACGCGAGGGTGCCGTCGCGGTCAGCGAGGTACAGCAGGACCGCGCATACGACCACGACGACCGACAGTGCGCCGAGCGCGATGAGCCGCTGCAGTCGCGGTTTGCGGCCGGCGAACAGCGACGCGGCGGCGCCGAGAGTCGGGATCAGTACGGGCAGCGGTGTCAGCACCGCGGAGAGGCTCATCGCGAACCCTCATGTCCGGGAAGGGCATCCAACTCGTCGGGCGCGTCGGTGTCGCGGGCCCGATCGGGTTGGGGACGGTCCTCGTCGATGGCCACCGCGTCTTTGGCGGCGATCTCCGAGACCTTGGCGTCTTCGGGATCGTCACCGACTTCCTCGTCGGTGGTCAGCCGGTACGTCCGGTACGTCATCGCCAGCACGAACGCGGCGATGCCCATGGTGATGACGATCGCCGTGAGGATCATGCCTTGCGCCAAGGGATCCGCGGTGTTGGTCTGGCCCTCGCTGGTGCGTCCGCGGATCGGGGGGTTCCCGGAGGGGCCACCGACGGTCAGGATCAGCAGGTTGATGGCGTTGCTGATCAGCAGCAGCCCCAGCAACATTCGCGTCAGGTTCCGTTCGAGCAACAGATAGACCCCAGTGCTGGTCAGTCCACCGATCATGATGAGTGGCACGAGATAGGTGGTCATGGCGTCTTCACCACCTCACGCTGCTTGCCCATCTCGACGTCGATGCGGGCGCCGAGGCTGCGCAGCACATCGAGCACGAGTCCGACGACGATCAGGTAGACGCCGGCATCGAAGAACAATGCCGTGACGAACTTGACCGTTCCGAGCACCGGCACGTCGACCTCTATCAGGGCTGAGGAGAGCACCGGCGCGCCCAGCAGCAGCGAGGCGGTTGCGGTGCCCGCGGACAGCAGCAGCCCGGCGCCTAGGATCTTGCCCGCATCCAGTGGCAGCGTCTCGCCCAGCTCGTAGCGGCCGCCCGCGAGATAGCGCAGCACCAGGGCGAGGCCGGCGGTCAGTCCACCCGCGAAACCGCCACCGGGCGTGTTGTGCCCGGCGAAGAAGAAGTACGCCGACAGCACCATGATGAGGGGGAAGATGATGCGCGTCGCCACCTCCAGCACGAGTGATCGGTGTCTGGGGTCGCGAAGCTCGCTGCCGCGTAGCCACGTGACGTCGCCGACCGCCGGGCTGTGCGTCGTCACCGGCAGCCATCCGATGTCGGGCTGCCCGGCGTCGGCAACCCGCGGCGCGGCGCCGAAACGCTGATGCCGGAACACCATCGACGCCACACCGGTGGCGGCGACCAACAGCACCATGATCTCGGCCATCGTGTCCCACGCCCGGATGTCGACGAGCAACACGTTGACGGTGTTGGCGCCGTGACCGCGGAAATATGCCGCATCGGGCAGTAATTCGGCGATCGGTGTGCCCGTGCGGGCGGCCATCGCGTAGACCGCCAGGGTGGTGACCGTCCCGCCGACCGCGATCGCGAGCGCCGCCCGGGCCCACCGGAACCGGTTGATGTGAGTGCGGTCGGCCTCGGCGGGCAGCGCGCGCAGCACCAGCACGAAGATGACCAGCATCAGCGTCTCGACCAGGAATTGCGTCAACGCCAGATCGGGCGCGCCGTGGAACGCGAAGATGGCGCCGCATCCATAGCCGGTCACCCCGACCAGCAGGACCGCCGCCAAGCGGTTACGCATGACTGTCGCCCCGAGTGCGGCCGCGAGCACGATGACCCCCACCACGATCTGAACGGGTGAGCCTCTGAACGCGAGGTCCGGGCGATCGCGCGCGCCCAGCGCCAGCACGACGATGGGCACGAGTACCAGGGTGGACAGGATCACCGACTGTGTCGCCGGGATCGAACCGCGCTGGGTGACCGCGGTGAGCCGGATCGACAGGATGTCCAAGCCGCGGACGAACGCGTCGTAGATCTTGTCGGCGTTGCCCAGGGGCTCCCGCACGGTACGGATGCGGCGCAGCCGGGACCGGCCGAAGAACACCGCGGCGCCGACCCCGAGGACGAGCACGGACAACAGCAGCGGCACGCCGAGCCCGTGCCACAGCGCGAGGTCGTAGTCCGCGCCGCCGGGCACCGTGTCCGCGTAACTGTCCAACACGGAGTCCAGCTCCGTCGGCCACACCCCGAACAGCAGTCCAGCCGCGGCCAGCAGTGCGGGCGGAATCATGAAAGTGATTTCAGGACTGTGCATTTCGGAAACGCGGGTGCTGGGCTCCGGTCGACCCTTACGACCGAACGCGCCGAACAGGAAGCGCAGGCTGTAGATGGTGGTGAACACTGAGCCAAGGACGATGCCCGCAAGGACGAACGGTGCGGCCGAGCCGAGCACCGGACTGTGCAGCACGGTTTCGAAGTCGGCCTCCTTGGCCACGAAGCCGAGGAACGGTGGCAGGGCCGCCATGCTCGCGGTGGCGGCGACCGCGATGATGAGCAGTCCTCTGCTGCGGTCGCCCAGCCAGGCGAGTCTGCGGATGTCGCGGGTGCCCGTGGCGTGGTCGATGACCCCGACGACCATGAACAGCGACGCCTTGAACATTGCGTGTGCGCACAGCATCGCCAACCCGGCCAGCATCATGTCGCTGCCGCCGGAACCCACCATGACGGTGATCAGGCCGAGCTGGCTGACCGTGCCGAACGCGAGGATGAGCTTGAGGTCGTACTCCCGCACCGCCCGCCAGCCGGCCAACAGCATCGTGAGGATGCCGAGAGTGAGGACGATGGGACGCCACGGCGGGGAATCCGCGAAGCCCGGTGTCATGCGGGCCAGTAGGTAGACGCCGGCCTTGACCATGGCCGCTGCGTGCAGATACGCGCTGACCGGGGTCGGGGCGGCCATCGCACCCGGTAGCCAGAAGTGCATGGGGACGATCGCCGATTTGGACAGCGCGCCGATCAGGATGAGCACGACGGCAACCGAAGCCGCGACGCCCGTCGGTGGCGAGGCGACCAACTCCGAGAGCAGATAGGTGCCTGCCAGGTTCCCGAGCACGATGATGCCGACGAGCATCGCGAGCCCGCCGAACGTCGTCACCAGCAACGCCTGCGTGGCGGCGCGGCGGCTGGTGGCGCGCTCGGCGTAGTGGCCGACGAGCAGAAACGACAACACCGTGGTCAGTTCCCAGAACACGTAGAGCAGCAGCATGTTGTCGCTGGTCACCAGGCCGAACATGGCGCCGGAGAACGCGACCAGCTCGGCCGCGAAGCTGGGCAGCCGCTTCTCGGTGTGCCCGTCGTGGTGCTCGAAGTAATCGGCGCAATAAAAGAGCACCAGGGCGCCGATCGCCAGCACGAGCACGCTCATGATCGCCGCCAGCGAATCGAACCGCAGCGCGATGTTCATCGACAGCTCGGGCACCCACGGCACGTCGACCGTCGCGGCTTCACCGGGCGCGGGCCAGTTGGTCACGACCCAGATCAGCGAACCCAGCGGCACCAGCGACAGCGGGTAGAAGGCCATCCGTCCCCAGCGGTGCACGAGTAGGGGTGCCAGCGCAGTAGCGACCGCGTGGGCGATGAGGATGGCGAGCAAAGGCACTCCGGATAGCGGGGTGTCAGCCGGGTTAGGGCTCGGGCTTAACGGCCAGTCTACGTGGGCCGATGCAGCTACCATCCGGCTGATGGACACCGTGGATGTGGTGGTGGTCGGGGCCGGACCCACCGGTCTGATGCTGGCCTGCGAACTCGCCCTCGCGGGCGTGGCCGTCCGGGTTCTCGAGGAACGTGCCTCGGCACCGAACATCACCAGGGCCTTCGCCGTGCACGCTCGTACGCTGGAACTGCTCGACGCGCGCGGGATGGCCGAGGCTCTGGTGCCACGCGGGGTGCAGGTCTTCGAGCTCGCTCCGCCCGGCGGTACGACGGTCGACCTACGGGAGCTGCCCGGCAGGTACGCGATGCTGTTGATCGTCCCGCAGAGCGGCACCGAAGAGGTGCTCGAGACCCGCGTCGGCGAACTCGGTGTTCCCGTCGTGCGCGGGGCCGAAGTGGTCGGGCTGACCCAGGACGACGGTGGTGTCACAGTCGCGTGTGCCGACGGGGTGACGATCCGCGCGAAGTACGTGGTCGGCTGCGACGGTGCCCACAGCACCGTCCGCGGCCAGGTCGGCATCGACTTCGCGGGCAAGCAATACGAGACGCACATCCTGCTGGCCGACGTTGCGTTGACGCGCGCACCCTCCGACACCCTGACCGGGGTGACCAACGAGCGTGGTGTCGTGCTGATGATCCCGTTCGGCGATGGCTGGTTCCGCGCCATCGCATGGGATCGGTTGCGCGAACAGGCGCCGCTGACCGAATCGGTGACGCTGGACGAGATCCGCGATTCGTTCGTCCGCATCGCCGGTGAGGACTACGGCATGACCGAGATGAGGTGGAGTTCGCGGTTCCTGTCCGAACGGAGACAGGCGCGGCATTACCGGTCGGGCCGGGTGTTCATCGCAGGTGACGCCGCGCATGTGCATTCGCCGCTCGGCGGCCAGGGCATGAACACCGGCATCGGGGACGCGATGAACCTGGGCTGGAAGCTGGCGGCCGCGGTCAGTGGATCGGCGCCGACGTGGTTGTTGGATACGTATGAAGCCGAGCGGCATCCGGTCGGCGCGGCGGTGCTTCGCACCACCGACGCCTTCAACCAGGTGGTGCTCGGACGCTCGAAAGTGCAACGCATCGCACGCACTATCGTCATCGGAACGCTGACCCGGGTGCCCAAGACCAGGCGACTGATGCGCGAGTTCCTCAGCGGTATCGGAATCGCCTACCCGCGCAAGCGCGGCGACCACCGGTTGGTGGGCCGCCGGATGCCCGACGTCGACTGCGGCGGCGAGCGTGTCTACGAACTGTTGCGCGCGGGGAAGTTCGTGTTGATCACGGCGACGCCGGTGAACATCGGCTCCTCAGACATCGTGCACGTCGTCGGCAGGCATCCAGAGCTTCCCTCCGCCGTTCTGGTGCGGCCCGACAGCTACGTGGCCTGGGCCGACGAGCAGGTGCCGAGTGCCGCGGAACTTGTTGCAGCGGTGGATAACTGGACGACTCAGACGTAACGCGACGTTGTTGGCCCCGACGCGCTAGGCGAACCGGATCGGCACCGCGTGTCCGATGACGCCGATACCGGCGCCGAGGATCGGCCACACCGGCCAGAAGTACCAGGCGCCCGCTGTGAGACCGACTGCCAGCCACACCGTCAGCACGATGACGACCATCGCGACGTAGGCCGCGAAGTGGATCTGCACGCCGCGCCAGGCCGCTCTGCGGCGCGCCTGCCTACGCGCCGGGTCGTGGCGCCGGATGCGGTCCAGCGGCAGGTCTGCGACGAGTTCGTGCAGTTCGGCGGTGGTGTGAGCGGCGAATGTGGCCTGCAGGCGCGTCTCGTACTCGTCCAGTGCGAAATAACCCTGCGCGAGGGCTTGGCCCAGCAGGTTGGAAGTCTGTTCACGCTCGCGATCGCCGGCTCGAACGGTCAATGGCGCGGTCATCGTGGCCTCCCGAAGCTCATCTTGACAGTGTCTAGTTCTGGCCTCGACTATGCCCTCCGAACTAGCCACTGTCAAGATCTATTTGCCTGGGCACAGACGTCCGGATGGGAGAGGTGAATGTCCGACGCGGGCCGCTCATCGCGCCCACTATGGACACCTCACTTCCGATCAGTGAAAGAAGGCGGCCATGGCTGTCGACGAAGCGAAGTTGAACGAATTTCTCGGCAAGGCGGTGGGCGACCTCGGGGCCGCGATGAGTGCGACGCTGATTCTCGTCGGCGATCGACTCGGGCTGTATCGCGAGCTGGCGAAAGGCGCCGTGACGTCGTCCCAGCTGGCGGAACGCACCGGAACCGACGAGCGCTACATCCGAGAATGGCTCGGGAATCAGGGCGCAGGCGGATATGTGGAGTACGACCCCGCATCCGACGAGTGGTCGCTGAGTCCAGAGCAGGCGCTGTGCCTGACCGACCCGAACGGGCCGGTCGACATGCCCGGCGCGTACAACATCGTCGAGGCGACCTTCCACGCCCTCGAGCACACGCTCGAGAACTTCAGGTCTGGCCGCGGTATGGAGTGGGGAGATCATCACCCCTGCCTGTTCGAGGGAACGGAGCGCTTTTTTCGCGCGGGCTACAACTCGAACCTGATCGGCTCGTGGCTGCCGGCGCTCGACGGCGTCGTCGGAAAACTCGAGAGCGGGGCCAAGGTCGCCGATGTCGGATGCGGCCACGGTGCCAGCACCATCCTGATGGCGAAGTCCTTCCCCGAAACGGAGTTCGTCGGCTACGACTATCACGCCGAGTCGATCACGGTCGCCGCCGAAAAGGCCGCTGCCGCAGGCGTTACGAACGCGCGCTTCGAAGTCGCCGATGCCGTCGGCTACCAGGACAAGGGCTTCGATCTCATCGCGTTCTTCGACTGCCTCCACGACATGGCCGATCCGGTCGGCGTGTCGCGCCACGCGCGCGAGGCGATCAACGACGACGGCACCGTGATGCTCGTCGAGCCGTTCGCGAATGACCGGGTGGCCGACAATCTGAATCCGGTGGGTCGCGTCATGTACGGCGCGTCCACCCAGATCTGCGTGCCGGTTTCCCTGGCACGCAAAGGTCCGGCGCTGGGTGCCCAGGCAGGTGAAGCGCGGCTACGCGAAGTCGTGGTCGACGGTGGCGGGTTCACCCGTTTCCGCCGGGCGATCGAGACTCCGTTCAACCTCGTGCTCGAGGCCCGGCCGTAGGTCAGCGCGCGGCAGAGAACGCCCGCAGCGACTCGACCTGGACGGGGTCGAGCGACGGCCGCACGGTTTCGCGGGCCTTGGCCACGTCGTCGGCGGTGACCGCGGCGGCGTCGATGGAGCGCCGCATCGCCGTCAGTGCGGACTCCCGCAGCAACGCCACACAGTCGGCGGCACTGTAGCCCTCCAGCCCGGCGGCCAGCGCGTCGAGGTCGACGTCATCGGCCAGTGGCACGGATTTGCCTGCGGTGCGCAGGATCTCGCGACGCGCTTCTGCGTCGGGCGGTTCGACGAAGACAAGCTTTTCTAGCCGGCCGGGCCGCAACAACGCCGGGTCGATCAGGTCGGGCCGGTTCGTCGCACCGAGCACCACCACGTTGCGCAGTGGTTCGATGCCGTCGAGTTCGGTGAGTAGCGACGCCACGACCCGATCGGTCACACCGGAGTCGAAACTCTGGCCGCGCCGCGGCGCCAGCGCATCGAGTTCGTCGAGGAAGATCAGCGACGGCGCCGAGTCGCGCGCGCGTCGGAACAGGTCGCGGACCGCCTTCTCCGACGCGCCGACCCACTTGTCCATCAGCTCGGCGCCCTTCACGGCATGCACGCTCAGGCGACCCGAGCTGGCCAGCGCCCGCACCACGAAGGTCTTGCCGCAGCCGGGCGGGCCGTAGAGCAGGACGCCGCGCGGAGGCTCGACGCCGAGGCGCTCGAACGTCTCCGGATGCTGCAGTGGCCAGAGCACGGCCTCGGTGAGTGCCTGTTTGGTCTCGGCCATGTCGCCGACGTCCTCGAGCGTCACCGAACCGACCGACACCTCTTCGGACGCCGACCGCGACAGGGGCCGGATCACGCTCAGCGCGCCGGTCAGGTCGTCCTGGGTCAACGCGGGCGGTTCACCGTCGGTGCTGGCCCTGGCCGCGGCCCGGAGTGCGGCCTCGCGCACCAGCGCGCACAGGTCGGCGACGACGAAACCCGGCGTACGGTCGGCTATTTCGGTCAGGGCGAGATCACCGGCGGGCACGTCCCGCAGTAGCACCTCCAGCAGCTGCTTGCGGATGGCGCCGTCGGGCAGGCTCAAGCCGAGCTCGCGGTCGCAGAGGTCGGGTGCACGCAGGCGTGGATCGACGTTGTCGGGTAGCGCGGACGTGGCCACGAATGCCACGCCGCGGGTGGCGACGGCGTTGCGCAACTCGGTGAGGATCAGTGTCGCAACGGGTTCGGCGGGTGAGGGGAGCAGCGCGTCGATGTCGGTGATGAGCAGGACGCCGCCGCCGTCACGGACGGTCGATACCGCAGCCGCAACACGGGTGAGCCGGTCCTCGGCGCGTAGTGCCCCGACCTCGGGTCCGTCCAGCTCGACGAGACGCCGGTCGGTGCAGACCGTCCGCACCATGGTCGCCTTTCCGACGCCCGCCGGCCCGGAGACGAGCACGCCGAGATTGGCTGTCGCGCCCAGTGTTTCGAGGAGCTGCGGTTGGTCGAGGGCGAGCTTGAGCCACTCGATCAGCCGCGACGCCTGGGCGTGTGCGCCCTTGAGGTCGTCGAAACTGACGGTGCTCGCCGTCGACTCCTTGGCAGCGGTGACGGTCGGTTGCCCCGACGATGCGGGTATGGACGGAGTCACCCCGTCGCCCCAGCTGACGAGCGAATTGGGCTGGACGCTCACAGGTCCCACGGGATCGACACCAGTCACCGTCAGCA contains:
- a CDS encoding glutamate--cysteine ligase; protein product: MSSAPANRHIDFVASPRPTLGVEWEFALVDAETRDVSNVATEVIEELGENNPRVHKELLRNTVEVVTGVCDSVPEAMDDLRSTLRTARKIVRDRNMELFCAGTHPFAQWTSESLTDAPRYAELIKRTQWWGRQMLIWGVHVHVGISSAHKVMAINTSLLNHYPHLLALSASSPFWDGEDTGYASNRAMMFQQLPTAGLPFHFQTWREWEGFVHDQKKTGIIDHMNEIRWDIRPSPHIGTVEVRVFDGVSNIRELSALVALTHCLVVDLDHRLDAGERLPTMPPWHVQENKWRAARYGLDAVIILDEDSNERLVTDDLDDLLNRLEPVAASLNCADELRLVSDICTSGGSYQRQRRVAEEHDGDLRAVVDALVAELDI
- a CDS encoding LON peptidase substrate-binding domain-containing protein; translation: MLVTPMFPLQVAMLPGEELPLRIFEPRYAALVSDCLTTDDPAFGVVLISAGREVGGGDMRSDVGAMARITEAADLGDGRYRLRCVMAERIRVVEWQPDNPYPRAAVEEWPDEPGEAVDVDAIRDIEDRMVALFERIAQARGAQVVARDIVAGADASGDAAMWMYALASRLPMGQADRYAVLAAPTAAARVAALSEAVDTVTAMVEFQLSE
- a CDS encoding SAM-dependent methyltransferase — translated: MARTDDDSWDITDSVGATALGVAWARAQEASTSCPLFTDSYAQRLVDAAMARGWQLPPSHMVERIRAISNYAASRTKWFDDFFIAANAHGVVQAVILAAGLDARAWRLPWADDSVVFEIDQPKVLAFKAETLIDDRPAARYVPVPIDLRQDWPKALRDAGFDPQEPTAWIAEGLLPDLPAEGQDLLFERIHELSAPGSRIGVEDRADVADWLMDHGWRVSSEEADALMLRYRRPPTEDITPRTTFVEGVRG
- the mnhG gene encoding monovalent cation/H(+) antiporter subunit G, whose protein sequence is MNVVDIAVAVLILGGSALALTAAMGVVRFPDTLTRMHAASKPQVLGLLLVLSGAAIRLSGNIDVGMLVLTGLFTVITAPVVANRVGQLAYREQNVRDDLLTKDELYEFAEPENGGNGKN
- a CDS encoding monovalent cation/H+ antiporter complex subunit F; protein product: MNYVWIAAAVMLTAAAGVTMIRLLAGPSTLDRLVALDTLVAVTMCGIGTWAAFSLDTTVTYGMAALALITFVGSVSVARFRVPDIDNSGITRGER
- a CDS encoding Na+/H+ antiporter subunit E; protein product: MRNVLLRVWVVCWLILVWILLWGTFSAANVLSGLLVALVITLLLPLPAVPVEGRVHPLSLVRLILTVGYYLVLSSLQIAFLAIRPGPPPLSAVLRAHLAVKSDLVLALAVNIFNLIPGSIVLEIDQSRRMLYMHVIDVGNERSLARFYRQVSKVERLLVRAFERENDWRPAPSKEST
- a CDS encoding Na+/H+ antiporter subunit D, producing the protein MSLSAVLTPLPVLIPTLGAAASLFAGRKPRLQRLIALGALSVVVVVCAVLLYLADRDGTLALQVGGWGPTEAGLGPLGITLVVDRLSALMLLVSAIVLLAVVFYAIGQGIRDGDERQPVSIFLPTYLVLSAGVCTAFLAGDLFNLFVGFEVLLAASFVLLTIGASKDRVRAGISYVMVSMVSSLVFLFGIALIYATTGTLNLAELAVRLEHVPSGTRTALFAVLLVAFGIKAAVFPLSAWLPDSYPTAPAPVTAVFAGLLTKVGVYAIIRAHSLLFPGGGLDPMLLVAALLTMIVGILGAIAQSDIKRLLSFTLVSHIGYMVFGIALSSELGMAGAIYYVAHHIVVQTTLFLVVGLIERQAGASTLQRLGGLAAASPILAFVFVVPALNLGGIPPFSGFIGKVALLEAGAQNGSALAWILVGGGVVTSLLTLYVIVRVWTKAFWRSRVDAPEGHLAAAAPAALLDDSEDVEFINRDDVGRMPVGMLVPTGALIAVGLSMTLLAGPFFAYCERAAEEVLDPGQYISAVLGK
- a CDS encoding Na(+)/H(+) antiporter subunit C — protein: MTTYLVPLIMIGGLTSTGVYLLLERNLTRMLLGLLLISNAINLLILTVGGPSGNPPIRGRTSEGQTNTADPLAQGMILTAIVITMGIAAFVLAMTYRTYRLTTDEEVGDDPEDAKVSEIAAKDAVAIDEDRPQPDRARDTDAPDELDALPGHEGSR